A region of the Synechococcus sp. PCC 7502 genome:
TTAAGGTATTTCTTTTATAGAGCCTGTTTCATATCTATTATGAGCAAGATGTATGATACTTAGAAAATGCTAAATCCATACTCAAGTAGCCTAACAGATAAAGAATGGGAAATTATAGAACCATTGCTCCCAAAGAAAAAGCAAACTAGACCGCCAACATGGACAAAAAGACAAATTTTAGACGGCATACTCTACCAACTCAAAAACGGTTGTAATTGGCGAGATATGCCCCGAGACTTACCACCATTCTCTACAGTGTATCGA
Encoded here:
- a CDS encoding transposase, which translates into the protein MLNPYSSSLTDKEWEIIEPLLPKKKQTRPPTWTKRQILDGILYQLKNGCNWRDMPRDLPPFSTVYRYYKEWKDTGTFTAIMEALHATAREQSKKIKMDNFNHH